A window of Panicum virgatum strain AP13 chromosome 8K, P.virgatum_v5, whole genome shotgun sequence contains these coding sequences:
- the LOC120643698 gene encoding putative disease resistance protein RGA3, which translates to MDDVWDCRAWDGVLRTPLVNATLAHGIRILLTTRHDTVAQGMMAEKPHHHVNKLEPEDAWLLLKKQVVGNENDEAQIELLKDIGMEIIAQCDCLPLAIKVIGGLLRQKRTSRRDWKNVQNDSIWSVSQMPEELNYAIYLSYEDLSPSLKPCFLHYSLLPKSRVCFTDEIIGMWISEGFVHGASCDLEEIGQEYYDELIQRNLIEPNLEYVGKIVCNMHDVVRSFAQYVARHEALIVQNKEIHIADKINSQKFLRLSLETRGSESDDLEWYSLQAQTSLRTLISVGNIRIKPGDSLLAFSNLRTLYMEDASFDGLSESLNQLKHLRYLSTKGANISRLPENIGKMKLLQYIILYGCNSLVNLPDSIVTLQHLRCLNIRMTGISSIPKGFHRLTNLRTLYGFPAHMDGDRCNLEELGPLSQLTRLIISGLENVSSSSFATMARIGEKVQLSFVSLQCTSRIRHDGQLVKDEEGIPEEQQRQIEEVFNELRPPSGLETLSITWYFGQRLPRWMMSTEVVHLGSLRTLMVDDLDCCTKLPDGLCQLPCLEFLQIVRAPAIKRVGPEFLQPNHHCHNHFQLGVSFPRLSELKFCELVEWEEWKWELQVKAMPILEKLKLEKCKLRYVPPGLAFHARALKKLCIYDVKHLSSLDNFTSVAHLEVFRNADLERISNLPKLQKLIIEKCPKLKVLEGIPALQRLNLLDDDMEIGPKYLQDIKPGHLLLECSLQLLTSIAAGKSSPEWDKFSHIQQVKAYADDAGISRKWYVLYTRDPFHLETNISLSAID; encoded by the exons ATGGATGATGTTTGGGACTGCCGTGCATGGGATGGTGTGCTCCGAACTCCGCTGGTCAATGCTACCCTAGCTCATGGCATCCGAATCCTCCTCACCACAAGGCATGACACAGTTGCGCAAGGGATGATGGCGGAGAAGCCCCATCATCATGTCAATAAACTTGAGCCCGAAGATGCATGGTTGCTGCTCAAAAAGCAG GTAGTTGGAAATGAAAATGATGAAGCCCAGATTGAACTGCTCAAAGATATTGGAATGGAAATCATAGCACAATGTGATTGTTTACCACTTGCTATCAAAGTAATAGGAGGTCTCCTACGCCAGAAAAGGACCAGCCGGCGAGACTGGAAAAATGTCCAAAATGACTCGATTTGGTCAGTATCCCAAATGCCTGAAGAGCTAAACTATGCAATATATCTTAGCTATGAAGATTTGAGTCCTAGTTTGAAGCCTTGCTTTCTtcattactccctccttcccaagAGCAGAGTATGCTTCACCGATGAGATTATTGGCATGTGGATTAGCGAAGGATTTGTTCATGGAGCCTCTTGTGACTTAGAGGAAATAGGACAAGAGTACTATGATGAGTTGATACAGAGGAACCTTATTGAGCCTAATTTAGAGTACGTTGGTAAAATAGTCTGCAACATGCATGATGTTGTCCGTTCATTTGCTCAATACGTAGCTAGGCACGAAGCATTAATAGTACAGAACAAGGAAATTCATATTGCTGACAAAATCAATTCACAGAAGTTTTTACGCTTATCTCTGGAAACAAGAGGATCAGAATCAGATGACTTAGAGTGGTATTCATTACAAGCACAAACATCACTGAGAACACTAATATCAGTTGGGAATATAAGAATCAAACCTGGTGATTCGTTGCTTGCTTTTTCAAATTTACGGACACTATACATGGAAGATGCAAGTTTTGATGGATTATCTGAATCTTTGAATCAACTGAAACACTTGAGGTATTTATCCACAAAAGGAGCTAACATATCTAGGCTGCCAGAAAATATTGGTAAAATGAAACTCCTGCAATATATTATCCTTTATGGTTGTAACAGTTTGGTGAATCTTCCAGATTCCATTGTAACGCTGCAACACTTGAGGTGTCTTAACATTCGTATGACAGGAATAAGTAGCATACCTAAGGGTTTTCATAGGCTAACAAATCTGAGGACTTTATATGGGTTTCCAGCACATATGGATGGTGATCGGTGTAACCTTGAAGAACTGGGACCTCTCTCCCAGCTCACTAGGCTTATTATAAGTGGCTTAGAGAATGTGTCTTCTTCCTCATTTGCAACAATGGCCAGGATTGGTGAAAAGGTGCAGCTGAGCTTTGTGTCCTTACAATGCACAAGTAGAATCAGACATGATGGCCAGTTGgtaaaagatgaagaaggcattcCTGAGGAGCAGCAGCGACAAATCGAGGAGGTATTTAATGAGCTCCGCCCTCCGTCTGGTTTAGAAACCCTCTCAATCACATGGTACTTTGGTCAGCGGCTCCCAAGGTGGATGATGTCAACAGAAGTTGTGCACCTAGGGAGCTTAAGGACTCTAATGGTGGATGACCTGGACTGTTGCACGAAGCTTCCTGATGGCTTATGTCAGCTCCCCTGCTTGGAATTCCTACAGATTGTTCGTGCCCCAGCGATCAAGCGTGTTGGGCCCGAATTCCTACAACCAAACCATCACTGCCATAACCATTTCCAGCTAGGGGTTTCATTCCCCAGATTGagtgagctgaaattttgtgaacTGGTCGAGTGGGAGGAATGGAAGTGGGAGCTGCAAGTGAAAGCCATGCCCATCTTGGAGAAGCTTAAACTCGAGAAGTGCAAGTTGAGGTACGTGCCTCCTGGCCTTGCCTTCCACGCAAGGGCTTTGAAGAAACTATGCATATATGATGTGAAGCATCTAAGCTCTTTGGACAACTTTACTTCTGTTGCTCACCTTGAGGTGTTTCGAAACGCTGACCTGGAGAGGATCAGTAATCTGCCAAAACTGCAGAAGCTCATCATCGAAAAGTGCCCGAAGCTGAAGGTATTGGAGGGCATTCCTGCGCTACAGAGACTCAATCTTCTTGATGATGACATGGAAATAGGCCCCAAATATCTGCAAGATATAAAGCCAGGGCACTTGCTGCTGGAATGCAGCTTGCAGTTGCTCACTTCCATAGCAGCGGGGAAATCTAGTCCCGAGTGGGACAAGTTCAGCCATATCCAACAAGTCAAGGCATATGCAGACGATGCAGGCATTTCGAGGAAATGGTACGTGCTGTACACAAGGGATCCTTTCCACTTGGAGACAAATATCAGCCTCTCTGCCATTGACTGA
- the LOC120643699 gene encoding putative disease resistance protein RGA4, which produces MLTEMAKEEVSMLLGVSGEIHKMGVKLADLKNFLADADRRNITDQSVQAWVRELRDTMYEAMDILDLCQLKAMEQGPRRDMGCFNPLLFCMRNPLHAHDIGSRIKKLNQRLDDIKARSTSFNFVILSSYEDSGRKVVSAAYPSTVETTGGLDESGLVGETIEEETRNLVDVLIKDEQTHKEYHKIMVFAIVGPGGIGKTTLAKKVFNNDIIQQVFAKKIWLSVNKDYNDTEILKRAITEAGGNHHIAGNTKATLERTLVEALKGHKTLLIMDDVWDCRAWDGVLRTPLVNATLAHGIRILLTTRHDTVAQGMMAEKPHHHVNKLEPEDAWLLLKKQVRKN; this is translated from the coding sequence ATGCTGACAGAGATGGCCAAAGAAGAGGTGTCTATGCTGCTGGGTGTCTCCGGGGAGATCCACAAGATGGGTGTCAAGCTTGCGGACCTCAAGAACTTCCTTGCCGACGCCGACAGGAGGAACATCACTGACCAAAGCGTGCAGGCATGGGTGAGAGAGCTTCGGGACACCATGTATGAGGCCATGGACATCCTTGATCTGTGCCAGCTAAAGGCCATGGAACAGGGTCCAAGACGGGACATGGGGTGCTTCAACCCCTTGCTCTTCTGCATGCGCAATCCCCTCCACGCACATGACATCGGAAGCCGCATCAAGAAGCTTAATCAAAGGCTAGATGACATCAAGGCCCGTAGCACGTCATTCAACTTTGTCATCCTCAGTTCCTACGAGGATAGTGGAAGAAAGGTGGTATCAGCTGCTTATCCTAGTACCGTTGAAACTACAGGAGGGCTCGACGAGTCAGGTTTGGTAGGTGAAACGATCGAGGAGGAGACAAGAAATCTAGTGGATGTGCTAATAAAGGATGAGCAAACCCATAAAGAATACCACAAAATTATGGTTTTTGCTATTGTGGGACCTGGCGGGATTGGCAAAACTACCCTTGCCAAGAAGGTCTTCAACAATGACATCATTCAACAAGTGTTCGCTAAGAAAATATGGTTAAGTGTCAACAAGGACTATAATGACACTGAGATATTGAAAAGAGCTATTACCGAAGCTGGTGGGAACCACCATATAGCCGGAAATACAAAAGCCACGCTAGAGCGAACCCTCGTAGAAGCCTTGAAGGGACATAAGACCTTATTGATAATGGATGATGTTTGGGACTGCCGTGCATGGGATGGTGTGCTCCGAACTCCGCTGGTCAATGCTACCCTAGCTCATGGCATCCGAATCCTCCTCACCACAAGGCATGACACAGTTGCGCAAGGGATGATGGCGGAGAAGCCCCATCATCATGTCAATAAACTTGAGCCCGAAGATGCATGGTTGCTGCTCAAAAAGCAGGTTCGTAAAAATTAA